A region of the Leptospira venezuelensis genome:
CTCATGATTTTATTTTAGCGCTTGCTACAATAATTTGGGCAGATAAATCTGTGGGCATTGAAATAGAAACAAGGTATTTTGAAAGAAATGAAGATAGTGAAAAATTGGATCAAACCTTCTGTAGCCGTGGTTTTAACTGCAGGATACTTAATGAGTTGTTCCCCAAACAAATCCAACTTAAGCGGACTATTGGGCCTTTTAGGAGGCTCAGGCTCTTCTAAACATGTCGAGGAAACTGGCCCTGGAGCGGTTAAAATCGCAGATGCGGGCTCATTACATACAGAGCAGTCATATGGGCAGGCCCTCTCTTCTTCCAGCAAAGAGGCGATTACTCCTTTTCCTGCGGGTATCCCGGTCCCGGATTCTAAGACTGGGCATTATTCCTGTACCACTACAAAGTGGGGAGCTTCTGAAGTAAGAAGTCTAGTAGATAGAGCAATTTTGAACCAAGGTTCTGAGGTTCTTTATCCTGGTGCCGTATTGCAAGGTAAGTTTTTGGAAGCGGGAGGTTATACTCCAGTTACCATTCCAAGATCAGGTGGTAAAATTTTCCTTACCGGTTTGAAACTTTCTCCTAACGCAATCTATTCTAAAGAATTAGCACAAATCAGCGCATCAAATATCCAACAAGGTATTCAGGACATTCTATCTACAGATGTTGTAGGAACTGCAGCAGATGCTTCTTTCAGCGTTGAGCAAGTTTATAACGAAAATCATCTTCTATTCAATCTTGGATTGGATGCTCGTTTTTCAGATGTTGGCCTAAAAGTTAGCCTTGGAATCGATAATTTGGGTAAAAAGAACTATATTCTGATGAAGTTTACTCAGAAGTTCTACGACGTAAATTTCGAAGATCCTACTCTTTCTACCTCGGTTTTCAGAGATGGTGCTAATTTCCAAGATCCGGAAGGACAGATCGCTGCAAACAACCCTCCATTATATGTTTCTAAAGTTTCTTACGGAAGAGCTGTTTATTTCCTTTTGGAATCTGAATACACTGCTCTCCAAGTTAAAACAGCATTAGAAGTTGCTTGGGATCCGGGAATTCTTTCTGCTGTCTCGCCTGTTCCTCCAATCGGCGGAGAAGTTTCCGTAACTCATGAGCAGGTATTAGACAGGACCAGGATCGCATATTTTGTAAGAGGTGGAAATGCTGGTTTAGCTTTGGCTCCGATCAGCGCCGCTGATTCGGCTACCCCTGGAAGTATGTATCAGGCGATCCGTAATTTCTTAGCAAACCCGGAAGCTGCAAATTACTCTGCGGCTAACCCTGGAGTTCCGATTGCTTATACTTTAAACTATCTTAAGGACAGATCTGTTGCTAAGATGAGTTATACTACTGTGTATGACCAAAGAGATTGTGAAGCTACTTATTCTGAAAATCCTCAGGTGTTCACTGCAAAACTTGGAAAAGTGGACGACAAGGTTCGTTTCCTCATGGACGGACAAGAGTTTTTCTCCACGAATCCAGAAGCTGATGTTTATACAGGA
Encoded here:
- a CDS encoding thiol-activated cytolysin family protein, whose protein sequence is MKIVKNWIKPSVAVVLTAGYLMSCSPNKSNLSGLLGLLGGSGSSKHVEETGPGAVKIADAGSLHTEQSYGQALSSSSKEAITPFPAGIPVPDSKTGHYSCTTTKWGASEVRSLVDRAILNQGSEVLYPGAVLQGKFLEAGGYTPVTIPRSGGKIFLTGLKLSPNAIYSKELAQISASNIQQGIQDILSTDVVGTAADASFSVEQVYNENHLLFNLGLDARFSDVGLKVSLGIDNLGKKNYILMKFTQKFYDVNFEDPTLSTSVFRDGANFQDPEGQIAANNPPLYVSKVSYGRAVYFLLESEYTALQVKTALEVAWDPGILSAVSPVPPIGGEVSVTHEQVLDRTRIAYFVRGGNAGLALAPISAADSATPGSMYQAIRNFLANPEAANYSAANPGVPIAYTLNYLKDRSVAKMSYTTVYDQRDCEATYSENPQVFTAKLGKVDDKVRFLMDGQEFFSTNPEADVYTGPEINLNNAMSVGSEHEFTVELINSNCFGTALDIELKLNGTVLRTRNLNRSISTCGKQLTYKYKLNKITGAWSIIEENETAEM